One stretch of Cetobacterium somerae ATCC BAA-474 DNA includes these proteins:
- a CDS encoding FixG Ig-like domain-containing protein produces the protein MKKIIIIFFLFTLNLFAYINIHPIYFDKPIDGVGSNQEFTLYNKTQKPIRYTISLSDTNIKNSMKDWIEYYPKTITIKPGRKEKIKLFIKAPSSTLKGEYLATLEIKESIVPNLEKKNDSNAIQILTHLKMDIAGYVGDIQPKLEFKKLNLNFEGSKIKVAGKVKNNGERRAKVLLVLTNGNKKDEYVLGKIRVLKGEEIDLSVLSHEVLEKSDIKKIQKYKNLIIREQDTNQEISKLSI, from the coding sequence ATGAAAAAAATTATAATTATCTTTTTCTTATTCACTTTAAATCTTTTCGCGTATATCAATATTCATCCTATTTATTTTGATAAGCCTATAGATGGGGTAGGGAGTAATCAGGAGTTCACTTTGTATAACAAAACACAAAAACCAATTAGGTATACTATTTCTTTAAGTGATACAAATATAAAAAACAGTATGAAAGATTGGATAGAATATTATCCAAAAACGATAACAATAAAACCTGGGAGAAAAGAAAAAATTAAACTTTTTATTAAAGCTCCTTCATCTACCTTAAAAGGAGAATATTTAGCAACATTGGAAATAAAAGAGAGTATCGTACCCAATTTAGAAAAAAAGAATGATAGCAATGCTATACAGATATTAACTCATCTAAAAATGGATATAGCAGGTTATGTAGGTGATATTCAACCAAAATTAGAGTTTAAAAAATTAAATCTAAATTTTGAAGGAAGTAAAATAAAAGTTGCTGGAAAAGTTAAAAATAATGGAGAACGTAGAGCAAAAGTTTTGTTAGTTTTAACTAATGGAAATAAAAAAGATGAATATGTATTAGGAAAAATAAGAGTTTTAAAAGGAGAGGAGATAGATTTATCAGTATTATCACATGAAGTTTTAGAGAAAAGTGATATAAAAAAAATACAAAAATATAAAAATCTTATAATACGAGAACAAGACACTAATCAAGAGATTTCCAAATTATCGATATAA